One Deltaproteobacteria bacterium genomic window, CTACCGCGTGGCCGACGCCGTGGCCAACCCCACCGAGCTGCACGATCTCTTCCTGTTCGCGAGCGGGGTGAAGGAGCCGCGCTACCGGAAGATCGCGTGCATCGTCCTCAAGGTGTGCCACGTCATCCACCACATCGAGGGCCGCGACCTCTTCCACCGCCTGCCCCTCGCCGAAGAGGCGTTCGGCGAGATGGCCGAGGAGCGGGTGATGGACGTGTGCCGGCAGATGATGGACGCCGGCTTCCCCATCCTCGAGGCCAGTAGCTCCGCCAAGAGCCGCACCTCGCTGATAACCAAACTGTTACAGAAGAAGGAGACGCTGGCCGCCCAGATCTACGACCGCACCCGCTTCCGGGTGGTCACGCGCACCCGCGATGAGCTGGTGCCGGTGCTGCACTGCCTCACCCAGCGGCTCTTCCCCTTCAACCTGGTGGTCCCCGGCCAGACCGACAACTCGCTCGTGGACTTCCGCGAGGTCTGCGACGGAACGCCCGCGTGGCGGCCGTTCCTGCAGGAGCTGCAGTCGTTCCTGGACCCAGCCCCGGACAAGGCGAAGAAGCCCAAGCGCCCCAAGACGCAGAGCGGGCGCAACGAGTTCTCCGGCGCCACCTACCGGGTGCTGAACTTCGTGGTGGACCTGCCGCTGCGCATCGAAGAGCGGCTCATCTCGCCCGAGGTCTCGCGGGCCACGCGCGCGCGCACCGTGTTCTGCCTGGTGGAGATCCAGATCGTCGACACCGAGACCGCGCGCATGAACGACGAGGGCGAGAACAACCACGAGCGCTACAAGCACCGCCAGCGCCTGCGCGTGCTGCGGCGGCTCTCGCGCGGGCTGGTGGTGCCCAAGCGCGGCGAGGGCGCCAAGAAGCCCTGAAGTCCCGCTCCATTGACGAATTCACACCGGCGCCACGCAGGCGTCACGGCGGCGTGTCAGCCTCTCCGGGTTCGGCCGGGAGTGCTCCGCATGGCGAGTTGGCTCGAGCTCGGGTTGGGGTTGCTCGCGGTGGGCGGGCTGTGGGGCCTGGCCATGTGGCTGGCCTCCGACGAGCCGCGCGGCGACGCCAAGGCCCAGGCCCGCGCCGACGCGCTCTCCCGCGACATCGAGAGCACGCTCGTGGCGCTCCACGAGAAGCGCTGAGTCTTCTTTACTCGATGTGTTCGACCTGAGCGGCGCGGCCCCGAAGGGCCGCGCCCGCTGCTCGGCTACTGGCAGGTGCCCGAGGTGCAGGTCAGGCCCGGACGGCAGTCGCCCGAGCCCGAGCAGCCGATGGTGCTTCCGCAGTCGTTGGCCACGCCGCCCAACATTCCGGTCACCGAGAGCGCGGTGTTGCTGCCCGGGTTCGTGGCGGTGATGGTGTGGTTGCCCAGCGACGAGTTCTCGGTCAGGTCCACCTGGTTGGCGTTGGTGCCGTCGACGCTGGCGGCGATGTGGAAGCCTGCCACGCCGTTGATCGCCGAGGCGATGATCGTGGCCACGGCGTTTTGATCCGCTGCGCCAGTGATGTCGACCTTCACGTTGGTGCCCGTGGAGCCCGTCAGCCAGAGCTGGAACGTCTTGGCGGAGCTGATGCCATCGTTGAGCACGAAGGTGTCGCCGTCGAACTTGCTCAGGTTGAAGCCCGCGCTGGGCACGGTGATGGTGCCGGTGGCCGGGGCAGGCGTGAGCGGCGCGGCCGCGCAGGTGGTGCTTGGGCAGGTGCCGCAGGTGTTGGTGTTCTTGTCGTCGCACTGCTCGCTGCCCGCCACGATGCCGTCGCCGCAGGCTGCCGCGCTGCAGGTGCTCGGCGCCGAGCCGGTGCAGGT contains:
- a CDS encoding TIGR04552 family protein → MAATPSASLRKALAVLPQDLKPLEALELLDVEALRLILQGTSVVDWQRLAFRDREQVDRFLRLCCFDPDSATDQAWMRGIVRDAVSYLRDTFRYRVADAVANPTELHDLFLFASGVKEPRYRKIACIVLKVCHVIHHIEGRDLFHRLPLAEEAFGEMAEERVMDVCRQMMDAGFPILEASSSAKSRTSLITKLLQKKETLAAQIYDRTRFRVVTRTRDELVPVLHCLTQRLFPFNLVVPGQTDNSLVDFREVCDGTPAWRPFLQELQSFLDPAPDKAKKPKRPKTQSGRNEFSGATYRVLNFVVDLPLRIEERLISPEVSRATRARTVFCLVEIQIVDTETARMNDEGENNHERYKHRQRLRVLRRLSRGLVVPKRGEGAKKP
- a CDS encoding DUF4215 domain-containing protein; this encodes ETGYTCTGSAPSVCSTTCGDGIKAGTEACDDHNTTNGDGCSSTCAVEAGWTCTGSAPSTCSAAACGDGIVAGSEQCDDKNTNTCGTCPSTTCAAAPLTPAPATGTITVPSAGFNLSKFDGDTFVLNDGISSAKTFQLWLTGSTGTNVKVDITGAADQNAVATIIASAINGVAGFHIAASVDGTNANQVDLTENSSLGNHTITATNPGSNTALSVTGMLGGVANDCGSTIGCSGSGDCRPGLTCTSGTCQ